Genomic DNA from Pseudodesulfovibrio sp. JC047:
CTGATACGCTGAAGGCCGCGGGTGTTATCCCGTTGTCTCTGGCCCAGAACTGGACCGCGAACCATCTGTGGGAATCCGTTGCCCTGGCAGCTCTTGGTGCCGACAACTGGAACGCCTTGTGGTCCGGCAAGTTGGCCTTTGATTCTCCCGAAGGCGTCAAGGCATGGGAATTGTTCGGCCGTGTGCTTGAATACACCAATGCCGATGCCTCCTCCCTGTCCTGGCAGCAGGCGACAGACATGGTCATTGATGGCCGTGCCGCATTCAACATCATGGGTGACTGGGCCGCAGGCTATATGTCCACCACCAAGAAGTTGGCTCCCGGAACCGGATATGGCTGGATCGCTTCCCCTGCAACGGGTGGACAGTTCATGTTCCTGGCCGACTCCTTTGGTCTGCCCAAAGGCTCCCCACATCGTGATAACGCCATCGCATGGCTCAAGGTGCTGGGTTCCAAGGAAGGGAGTGATACCTTCAACCCGCTCAAGGGCTCCATCTCAGCCCGGACCGATTCCGATCTGAGCAAGTACAACAAATACCTCCAGTCCGCTGCTGCCGATTTCAGCCAGGACCAGGTGGTTGGTTCCCTGGCACACGGTGTGGCCGCCAATGAAACCTTCATGGGTGGATTCGCCTCTGTCATGGAAATGTTCCTCAAGTCAAAGAATGCAACTGCCGCAGCCAAGGCCTGTCAGCAACTCGCCGATAAAGCCGGTATGTAGTGAATGAATGGGATCATGATGTGCCGGACGCTGTTCGGCGTTCGGCACATCATCCCTTTTTTGGATATTTTTACGTATTTGAGTGAAGTATGCGCGAAGCGTCATTGGATAGATTGAAAGCGTTTTTGACGTTGCTCCCGTCGATGATCCTTGTCGGGGTCTTTGTGTACGGGTTTATTGGCAACACCATTTGGACCTCGATGACGGACTGGGGCGGCTCCGGCGCCCTTGCTCTCGAACCGGAAAAGAATTTTATCGGATTGGCCAACTACGTGGATCTGTTTACCGGGTTTCTCGGAGGAGGATTTCGTCAGGATTTGGTCAATGCCGTGTACTATTCCGTCATGCTTTTGGTGGGCGCGGTGGGACTTGGAATGTTCATCGCCATTCTGCTTGACCAGAAACCCAAGGGCGAGGACCTGTTACGGACCATTTTTCTGTACCCCATGTCCCTGTCGTTCATCGTGTCCGGCACGATCTGGCGGTGGTTGCTGGCTCCGCAGGGGGGCGTCAATGTCCTGCCGACCTATGTCGGTCTGGAACCATTGACCTTCAGTTGGTTGTCCAGTCAGGCGTCCATTCTCGTTTTCAATTGGCAGGACATCCTTCGAATCCTGTTGTATCTGGTCTCCTTCGTGCTGATTCTGATCGGTCTTTTTGCCATGCGGAAAGACACGGGCAAAGCCATGAAACGGTGGCTTGTCCCTGGAATCGTCATTGGTGCGTGTGTTTGGCTGTTCGGAAGTCTGATTCCCGATGCCTACATGATGGAAGAGGAACACGGATTCAACATGGCCACGCTGGGGATCATCATGGCCACTATCTGGCAATATTCAGGCTATACCATGGCCTTGTATCTGGCCGGGTTCAACGGCATTTCGCAGGATCTGCGGGATGCAGCCATGCTCGATGGCGCATCGGAAGTCGGATATTAT
This window encodes:
- a CDS encoding extracellular solute-binding protein; the protein is MKGFAKLLLVFAAVLLLGAPQVSQADELAGDLEIFSWWAGDEGPALAALIDIYKNQHPNVNVINATVTGGSGVNAKAVLKTRMLGGEPPDSFQVHAGQELIGTWVQADRMEDLTPLFKEQGWMDVFPEGVIKLIGTDKGIWSVPVNIHRSNVMWYVPANLKKWGIEPPKTWDDFFAAADTLKAAGVIPLSLAQNWTANHLWESVALAALGADNWNALWSGKLAFDSPEGVKAWELFGRVLEYTNADASSLSWQQATDMVIDGRAAFNIMGDWAAGYMSTTKKLAPGTGYGWIASPATGGQFMFLADSFGLPKGSPHRDNAIAWLKVLGSKEGSDTFNPLKGSISARTDSDLSKYNKYLQSAAADFSQDQVVGSLAHGVAANETFMGGFASVMEMFLKSKNATAAAKACQQLADKAGM
- a CDS encoding sugar ABC transporter permease, whose product is MREASLDRLKAFLTLLPSMILVGVFVYGFIGNTIWTSMTDWGGSGALALEPEKNFIGLANYVDLFTGFLGGGFRQDLVNAVYYSVMLLVGAVGLGMFIAILLDQKPKGEDLLRTIFLYPMSLSFIVSGTIWRWLLAPQGGVNVLPTYVGLEPLTFSWLSSQASILVFNWQDILRILLYLVSFVLILIGLFAMRKDTGKAMKRWLVPGIVIGACVWLFGSLIPDAYMMEEEHGFNMATLGIIMATIWQYSGYTMALYLAGFNGISQDLRDAAMLDGASEVGYYRYIAIPMLKPITISAVIILSHISLKMFDLVFAMTGPDNAETGHPALNMYLTTFRANDFAQGAAIAIVLFLVAAMFIVPYLVSQYRQRGRR